From a single Lolium rigidum isolate FL_2022 chromosome 7, APGP_CSIRO_Lrig_0.1, whole genome shotgun sequence genomic region:
- the LOC124669305 gene encoding uncharacterized protein LOC124669305 isoform X2, translating to MDMTENVVLDIESLPQQPDKCCTGSPKMTRALSRKGPNRTERRGGEEQDPDDLAKKLIIKVVPSQLEQLNKTLVTLPCTSSTPVITDSAEGRSKRFNRLTSYHPRRILLFFATLSSVGTMILIYFTLAINSRPEA from the exons ATGGACATGACAGAAAATGTGGTATTGGATATTGAGAGTCTGCCTCAACAACCGGATAAATGCTGCACTGGAAGTCCAAAGATGACA AGAGCCCTATCACGTAAGGGTCCAAATCGCACGGAGAGGAGGGGTGGCGAAGAGCAGGATCCAGATGATTTGGCAAAAAAGCTTATTATTAAAG TTGTGCCGTCTCAACTGGAGCAGCTTAACAAAACTTTGGTTACACTGCCATGTACCTCCTCCACACCTGTAATAACCGACTCTGCTGAAGGTAGGAGCAAACGATTTAATCGGCTCACTTCATATCATCCCCGGAGAATCCTTCTCTTCTTTGCAACTTT GTCGAGCGTGGGGACGATGATACTGATATACTTCACGCTCGCCATCAACAGCAGACCGGAAGCATAG
- the LOC124669305 gene encoding uncharacterized protein LOC124669305 isoform X1, with product MDDDLLQSQIRRMDMTENVVLDIESLPQQPDKCCTGSPKMTRALSRKGPNRTERRGGEEQDPDDLAKKLIIKVVPSQLEQLNKTLVTLPCTSSTPVITDSAEGRSKRFNRLTSYHPRRILLFFATLSSVGTMILIYFTLAINSRPEA from the exons ATGGACGATGATTTGCTGCAG AGCCAGATCAGAAGGATGGACATGACAGAAAATGTGGTATTGGATATTGAGAGTCTGCCTCAACAACCGGATAAATGCTGCACTGGAAGTCCAAAGATGACA AGAGCCCTATCACGTAAGGGTCCAAATCGCACGGAGAGGAGGGGTGGCGAAGAGCAGGATCCAGATGATTTGGCAAAAAAGCTTATTATTAAAG TTGTGCCGTCTCAACTGGAGCAGCTTAACAAAACTTTGGTTACACTGCCATGTACCTCCTCCACACCTGTAATAACCGACTCTGCTGAAGGTAGGAGCAAACGATTTAATCGGCTCACTTCATATCATCCCCGGAGAATCCTTCTCTTCTTTGCAACTTT GTCGAGCGTGGGGACGATGATACTGATATACTTCACGCTCGCCATCAACAGCAGACCGGAAGCATAG
- the LOC124670889 gene encoding uncharacterized protein sll0103-like codes for MPSSDEASESGELRLGMEVYGNKEAPHRDNTQKMLVELIAPPVSEEGKKPGLDLVAVLDVSTSMRGHKLQNLQGAMNYVIKKLGVKDRLAIIPFATAVEKHRFKLAHMSKDAKHKAASFVHGLEAHVGTNIHAALEAGLKVLHDRARKDGRAAAVFLMSDGQQNRGDARTVAGVAHVTVDTFGFGFDHGPQVLEAIATKSLGGTYHYVRDDHGATLTTSFSQPLAGLRSVVLLDLKLTLRRGESTIRKVEAGKYPQKKHADGSVTVEFGHLYRDEIRKVLVFLHLPAVHHDHEATVMRAEAVYSIPGHGKVTAEPREFYMYRKGRLDGYPFGHIQRVSIEQVRHDHVTAA; via the exons ATGCCCTCGAGCGACGAAGCTTCCGAATCAG GAGAACTCCGATTGGGGATGGAGGTGTACGGCAACAAGGAAGCGCCGCACAGAGACAACACGCAGAAGATGTTGGTCGAGCTCATCGCGCCTCCCGTCAGCGAGGAGGGGAAAAAGCCGGGGCTGGACTTGGTGGCCGTCCTGGACGTCAGCACGAGCATGCGGGGCCACAAGCTCCAGAACCTCCAGGGCGCCATGAACTACGTCATCAAGAAGCTCGGGGTGAAGGACCGCCTCGCTATCATCCCCTTCGCTACGGCCGTCGAGAAGCACCGGTTCAAGCTGGCGCACATGAGCAAAGACGCCAAGCACAAGGCGGCCAGCTTCGTCCATGGCCTGGAGGCCCACGTCGGCACGAACATCCACGCCGCGCTGGAGGCCGGCCTCAAGGTGCTTCACGATCGCGCgcgcaaggacggccgcgccgccgcggtcTTCCTCATGTCCGACGGGCAGCAGAACCGAGGCGATGCTAGGACCGTTGCTGGCGTCGCCCATGTCACCGTCGACACGTTTGGTTTCGGCTTCGATCACGGCCCGCAA GTTCTCGAGGCGATCGCCACCAAGAGCCTTGGAGGCACGTACCACTACGTTCGGGACGACCATGGCGCCACCCTGACGACATCCTTCTCGCAGCCCCTGGCCGGCCTCCGCTCGGTCGTCTTGCTGGACCTGAAGCTCACCCTGAGGAGAGGAGAGTCGACCATACGAAAGGTGGAAGCCGGCAAATACCCGCAGAAGAAGCACGCCGACGGCTCCGTCACCGTCGAATTCGGCCATCTCTACCGTGACGAGATCCGCAAGGTCTTGGTGTTCCTCCATCTCCCCGCCGTCCACCATGACCACGAGGCTACCGTTATGAGAGCCGAAGCCGTGTACAG TATCCCGGGGCATGGAAAAGTTACAGCTGAGCCTAGGGAATTTTATATGTACCGCAAGGGAAGACTAGACGGGTACCCTTTTGGGCATATTCAGCGGGTGAGCATCGAGCAGGTCCGCCACGACCACGTCACAGCAGCATAA